Proteins from a genomic interval of Zingiber officinale cultivar Zhangliang chromosome 2A, Zo_v1.1, whole genome shotgun sequence:
- the LOC122042305 gene encoding zinc finger CCCH domain-containing protein 32-like — protein MESDGGGEAIRPSTAAEEALKRNTDCVYFLASPLTCKKGSECDYRHNEGARVNPRDCWYWLNGNCLNPKCSFRHLPVDSIFGTPMPSSTQSPTPSQTAVSASTQAARALNNTNKQSVPCYYFQWGQCLKGERCPFMHGPQASVDLVSQNAAKVSTFSAEPQQRNEKDAQKKITKQQNVSEANLDNPKVASNKHVGISSATPKFVTKVENVSKYELPGNKILPPSLGNEPRALPQNGVVVNNSYLQSQPWDRQVQPTDDEPDNDRDADEILREHSPGFDVLVDDDVEDPDYYHSEDNFGRLSARGGQNMEAEDEYDYHHSDYETMGKFEIDQRNDIGQYEKDYEQPHSWYGLESKTSRRLLERSPSLEKRVLDRERKHNAMDGSDLRNQLMKRRRFNDSRSTSNHDGHSEHNRKNEHYAKERHYGRPARNNEKFSSEKSISSRLQGRIAFPGRSSDLASNLLLEMGRRPQSRLSPVRRTGYQTRNPERAWSQPSEELNKDERIHRNKITPRDGTNSLDFASPKSLSELRGTKIKNIHDINATSFNLTVNKVESIKVGGVRESQNPLSFEGPMPLSAILQRKRKLANVEDKFSTGRHENNQSGGDSAITESVPRLEAKKECNFTISSHEAGVIPSEDELAYKDAIEAEDGIFLENEEEELEDCDKQDGDFHYESGEYKVDDENTIHSDEDDQDEDDDDFARKISVMLS, from the exons ATGGAATCTGATGGCGGAGGCGAAGCAATCCGGCCTTCCACGGCAGCGGAGGAGGCGTTGAAGAGGAATACCGACTGCGTCTACTTCTTAGCTTCGCCATTGACCTGCAAGAAG GGGAGTGAATGTGATTATCGGCACAATGAGGGTGCCAGAGTGAACCCCAGGGATTGTTGGTATTGGCTAAATGGGAACTGCCTCAATCCAAAATGTTCTTTCCGCCATCTG CCAGTTGATTCCATCTTCGGAACACCGATGCCCAGCTCAACACAATCTCCAACACCAAGTCAAACTGCAGTATCAGCATCAACCCAAGCTGCTCGGGCTCTGAATAACACCAATAAGCAAAGTGTTCCTTGCTACTATTTCCAGTGGGGTCAGTGTTTAAAAGGTGAAAGGTGTCCATTTATGCATGGACCACAGGCTTCAGTCGACTTGGTTTCACAGAATGCGGCGAAGGTTTCAACATTTTCTGCTGAACCACAACAAAGAAATGAGAAAGATGCACAGAAGAAAATCACTAAACAGCAAAATGTAAGTGAAGCTAATCTTGATAATCCAAAGGTGGCTAGCAACAAACATGTTGGCATATCATCTGCAACACCGAAATTTGTTACAAAAGTTGAAAATGTTTCCAAGTATGAACTGCCTGGAAATAAAATTTTGCCCCCATCATTAGGCAATGAGCCTCGTGCACTGCCACAGAATGGTGTAGTTGTTAACAATAGCTACTTGCAAAGCCAACCATGGGATCGGCAGGTGCAACCTACTGATGATGAACCAGATAATGATAGGGATGCTGATGAGATATTGCGGGAACATTCTCCTGGTTTTGATGTGCTTGTAGATGATGATGTTGAAGACCCTGATTACTATCACAGTGAAGATAATTTCGGAAGATTGTCTGCTCGTGGTGGTCAAAATATGGAAGCTGAAGATGAATACGATTATCATCACAGTGATTATGAAACAATGGGAAAGTTTGAAATTGATCAACGCAACGACATTGGCCAATATGAAAAAGACTATGAGCAACCACATAGCTGGTATGGCTTGGAATCAAAGACTTCTCGCAGACTTTTGGAAAGATCACCATCCCTTGAAAAAAGAGTACTTGATAGAGAGAGAAAACATAATGCAATGGACGGGTCAGATTTGCGCAATCAATTAATGAAACGGAGAAGGTTCAATGATTCAAGGTCTACCAGTAATCATGATGGTCATAGCGAGCACAACCGAAAAAATGAACATTATGCTAAGGAGAGACATTATGGTCGTCCTGCCCGAAATAATGAGAAATTTTCTTCTGAGAAGTCCATCAGTAGTCGTCTGCAAGGCCGCATTGCATTTCCTGGGAGATCTTCTGATCTAGCGAGCAATTTGCTCTTAGAGATGGGAAGAAGACCTCAGAGCAGACTGTCACCAGTAAGGCGAACAGGCTACCAGACAAGGAATCCGGAAAGAGCATGGTCTCAACCAAGTGAGGAATTGAACAAAGATGAGAGGATCCATAGAAACAAAATAACTCCTAGAGATGGCACAAACTCTTTAGATTTTGCTAGCCCCAAGTCTCTTTCAGAGCTTAGAGGTACAAAGATTAAGAATATTCATGATATCAATGCGACTAGTTTTAATCTTACAGTGAACAAAGTCGAGTCCATAAAGGTAGGGGGGGTTCGTGAATCACAAAATCCTCTATCATTCGAGGGTCCAATGCCACTGAGTGCCATCTTGCAGAGGAAGCGGAAGTTAGCGAATGTGGAAGATAAATTTTCTACTGGTCGCCATGAAAACAATCAAAGTGGTGGAGACTCTGCTATCACTGAATCAGTTCCTCGACTGGAAGCCAAAAAGGAATGCAATTTCACAATAAGTAGCCATGAAGCAGGAGTGATCCCTTCAGAAGATGAACTAGCTTACAAGGATGCCATAGAAGCTGAAGATGGCATATTTCTGGAGAATGAAGAAGAGGAGCTGGAAGATTGTGACAAGCAAGATGGTGATTTCCATTATGAATCAGGAGAGTACAAAGTGGACGACGAAAACACAATCCACTCTGACGAAGATGatcaagatgaagatgatgatgattttGCTAGAAAGATCAGCGTCATGCTATCTTGA
- the LOC122042306 gene encoding protein S-acyltransferase 11-like isoform X1: MDEESSKEEHYASSSLDSHKVKCWGCGLNLLLESFSPIFKCGWCGAITDQSRALRKPDSACFSRWRCLRDRLFVTLLLCFMLFVICAGVWAIYPIIFSISMFYGVFHCLLTAILSILTITYFCMASFFPPGSPPNITWGSYPVVGKDGLDNYTFCAYCSKPKPPRAHHCRSCRMCVLDMDHHCPFQIGNCVGSANHWYFIMFLISVIISCTYVFMMTLYAGFHVWPPLVLRKLTISSSGPRIAASILKEIVAALASSALLLSARGLVLMYLAFASVSVEIGIVALLWQQLHWIYEGNTYINQITSHNSARRQGGCQNLFRFFGCPHSVLRVFLGSGNSGKLQDISSSKLL; this comes from the exons ATGGACGAAGAGTCCTCCAAG GAAGAGCACTATGCTTCTTCAAGTTTGGATAGTCACAAGGTAAAATGTTGGGGATGTGGATTAAATCTTCTCCTTGAATCATTTTCCCCAATATTTAAATGTGGTTGGTGCGGAGCGATAACAGATCAAAGTAGAGCTTTGAGGAAACCTGATAGTGCTTGTTTTTCACGGTGGAGATGTTTACGAGACCGCCTTTTTGTTActcttcttctttgcttcatgCTATTTGTGATAT GTGCTGGTGTTTGGGCAATCTATCCCATTATTTTCTCCATCAGCATGTTTTATGGAGTTTTTCACTGCTTATTAACAGCCATCTTATCCATCCTTACCATCACTTATTTTTGCATGGCTTCCTTTTTCCCTCCTGGTTCACCACCAAATATAACATGGGGAAGCTATCCAGTAGTAGGGAAGGATGGCCTAGACAACTACACATTTTGTGCTTATTGTTCCAAGCCAAAGCCTCCAAGGGCACACCATTGCCGTTCCTGTAGAATGTGTGTTCTGGATATGGACCACCACTGTCCATTT CAGATAGGAAATTGTGTTGGATCTGCAAATCATTGGTACTTTATAATGTTTCTTATTAGTGTAATCATTAGCTGCACCTATGTTTTCATGATGACACTATATGCTGGTTTTCATGTATGGCCACCATTGGTACTGAGAAAGCTCACCATATCATCCTCTGGCCCTCGAATTGCTGCCAGTATTCTAAAGGAGATAGTTGCTGCATTAGCTAGCTCAGCACTTCTTTTATCTGCAAGAGGTCTCGTTCTTATGTATCTGGCATTTGCAAGTGTCAGCGTGGAAATTGGTATAGTTGCATTATTGTGGCAGCAACTCCATTGGATATATGAAGGTAACACGTATATAAACCAAATAACTTCACATAACAGTGCACGTAGACAAGGGGGCTGCCAAAATCTTTTTCGTTTTTTTGGTTGCCCACACTCAGTTCTTAGAGTATTTTTGGGTTCTGGAAATTCTGGAAAACTGCAAGATATATCAAGCTCCAAGCTCTTGTAG
- the LOC122042306 gene encoding protein S-acyltransferase 11-like isoform X2 codes for MDEESSKEEHYASSSLDSHKVKCWGCGLNLLLESFSPIFKCGWCGAITDQSRALRKPDSACFSRWRCLRDRLFVTLLLCFMLFVICAGVWAIYPIIFSISMFYGVFHCLLTAILSILTITYFCMASFFPPGSPPNITWGSYPVVGKDGLDNYTFCAYCSKPKPPRAHHCRSCRMCVLDMDHHCPFIGNCVGSANHWYFIMFLISVIISCTYVFMMTLYAGFHVWPPLVLRKLTISSSGPRIAASILKEIVAALASSALLLSARGLVLMYLAFASVSVEIGIVALLWQQLHWIYEGNTYINQITSHNSARRQGGCQNLFRFFGCPHSVLRVFLGSGNSGKLQDISSSKLL; via the exons ATGGACGAAGAGTCCTCCAAG GAAGAGCACTATGCTTCTTCAAGTTTGGATAGTCACAAGGTAAAATGTTGGGGATGTGGATTAAATCTTCTCCTTGAATCATTTTCCCCAATATTTAAATGTGGTTGGTGCGGAGCGATAACAGATCAAAGTAGAGCTTTGAGGAAACCTGATAGTGCTTGTTTTTCACGGTGGAGATGTTTACGAGACCGCCTTTTTGTTActcttcttctttgcttcatgCTATTTGTGATAT GTGCTGGTGTTTGGGCAATCTATCCCATTATTTTCTCCATCAGCATGTTTTATGGAGTTTTTCACTGCTTATTAACAGCCATCTTATCCATCCTTACCATCACTTATTTTTGCATGGCTTCCTTTTTCCCTCCTGGTTCACCACCAAATATAACATGGGGAAGCTATCCAGTAGTAGGGAAGGATGGCCTAGACAACTACACATTTTGTGCTTATTGTTCCAAGCCAAAGCCTCCAAGGGCACACCATTGCCGTTCCTGTAGAATGTGTGTTCTGGATATGGACCACCACTGTCCATTT ATAGGAAATTGTGTTGGATCTGCAAATCATTGGTACTTTATAATGTTTCTTATTAGTGTAATCATTAGCTGCACCTATGTTTTCATGATGACACTATATGCTGGTTTTCATGTATGGCCACCATTGGTACTGAGAAAGCTCACCATATCATCCTCTGGCCCTCGAATTGCTGCCAGTATTCTAAAGGAGATAGTTGCTGCATTAGCTAGCTCAGCACTTCTTTTATCTGCAAGAGGTCTCGTTCTTATGTATCTGGCATTTGCAAGTGTCAGCGTGGAAATTGGTATAGTTGCATTATTGTGGCAGCAACTCCATTGGATATATGAAGGTAACACGTATATAAACCAAATAACTTCACATAACAGTGCACGTAGACAAGGGGGCTGCCAAAATCTTTTTCGTTTTTTTGGTTGCCCACACTCAGTTCTTAGAGTATTTTTGGGTTCTGGAAATTCTGGAAAACTGCAAGATATATCAAGCTCCAAGCTCTTGTAG